One stretch of Scophthalmus maximus strain ysfricsl-2021 chromosome 12, ASM2237912v1, whole genome shotgun sequence DNA includes these proteins:
- the LOC118318281 gene encoding cystine/glutamate transporter-like isoform X4 produces MRVVMFLLGRGVVLRRAGHHFHQIGGPIHLPAGDAGAAAGLRVPLGGLLLHPAGREFLRVPGVRPLRGGSVLHTVRSSRGAAPSRQHPRTFVTAVNCWSVTLASRTQVTMTFVKLFALVLIIVPGLIALADGKTENFQKGFEVDALTLDRLPLAFYNGLYAYGGWFYLNCVTEEVINPKRNIPLAVVFSMVTVTVLYVLVNVAYYTMMMPAELLLSDAVAVTFANRAFQAIAPVIPVLVALSCLGALNGGIFGSPRMQFVGGREGHWPRIFSMIHIRRRTPLPAVMLQYPLVVVMLLKGEIYKLVNFASFPRWFFIALATLGMLIHRYRFPLHPRPFKVPVAVAVTVTVVCFFIVGLSLYSDPWSTGCSCALTLSGVPVYYVTVYRFLLPKRFRRIFNYFSEQLQILLEVAQQEVQTY; encoded by the exons GGGCGTTGTGCTTCGCCGAGCTGGGCACCACTTTCACCAAATCGGGGGGCCAATACATTTACCTGCTGGAGACGCTGGGGCCGCTGCCGGCCTTCGTGTGCCTCTGGGCGGACTTCTTCTTCATCCA GCCGGCCGTGAGTTCCTACGTGTCCCTGGCGTTCGCCCGCTACGTGGTGGATCCGTTCTTCACACCGTGCGATCCTCCCGCGGCGCTGCTCCAAGTCGTCAGCATCCTCGGA CGTTCGTCACTGCGGTCAACTGCTGGAGTGTGACCCTGGCCTCCCGCACTCAGGTCACCATGACCTTCGTTAAGCTGTTTGCGCTGGTCCTCATCATCGTGCCTGGTCTGATTGCATTGGCCGACG ggaaaacagaaaacttcCAGAAGGGGTTCGAGGTCGACGCGTTGACACTGGATCGGTTGCCGCTGGCCTTCTACAACGGTCTATACGCCTACGGTGGATG GTTTTATCTGAACTGTGTCACAGAAGAGGTCATAAACCCAAAAAG AAACATCCCGCTGGCAGTAGTCTTCTCCATGGTAACAGTGACGGTCCTGTACGTGCTGGTCAACGTGGCCTACTACACCATGATGATGCCtgccgagctgctgctgtccgATGCCGTGGCTGTG ACGTTTGCCAACCGAGCCTTTCAAGCGATCGCCCCGGTGATCCCCGTTCTCGTGGCCCTGTCGTGCCTCGGAGCACTCAACGGCGGCATCTTTGGATCACCCAG GATGCAGTTCgtgggaggcagggagggcCACTGGCCGCGGATCTTCTCCATGATTCACATCCGCAGACGGACGCCTCTGCCTGCTGTGATGTTGCAG TACCCCttggtggtggtgatgctgCTCAAGGGCGAGATCTACAAGCTCGTCAACTTCGCCTCCTTCCCCCGCTGGTTCTTCATCGCCTTGGCGACCCTGGGGATGCTCATCCACCGCTATCGCTTCCCACTCCACCCAAGACCTTTCAAG GTGCCCGTGGCCGTCGCGGTCACCGTCACGGTGGTCTGTTTCTTCATCGTGGGTCTGTCTCTGTATTCGGACCCCTGGAGCACAGGGTGCAGCTGCGCCCTCACACTGTCCGGAGTCCCAGTTTACTACGTGACCGTCTACCGCTTCCTTCTGCCCAAGAGATTCAGACGCATATTCA ACTACTTCAGCGAGCAGCTGCAGATCCTCCTGGAGGTGGCTCAACAGGAAGTCCAGACATACTGA
- the LOC118318281 gene encoding cystine/glutamate transporter-like isoform X3: MDKEGDRGRDKKKNKSEPGTDNLSEASNTTCGLSCFCSVGALCFAELGTTFTKSGGQYIYLLETLGPLPAFVCLWADFFFIQPAVSSYVSLAFARYVVDPFFTPCDPPAALLQVVSILGVTFVTAVNCWSVTLASRTQVTMTFVKLFALVLIIVPGLIALADGKTENFQKGFEVDALTLDRLPLAFYNGLYAYGGWFYLNCVTEEVINPKRNIPLAVVFSMVTVTVLYVLVNVAYYTMMMPAELLLSDAVAVTFANRAFQAIAPVIPVLVALSCLGALNGGIFGSPRMQFVGGREGHWPRIFSMIHIRRRTPLPAVMLQYPLVVVMLLKGEIYKLVNFASFPRWFFIALATLGMLIHRYRFPLHPRPFKVPVAVAVTVTVVCFFIVGLSLYSDPWSTGCSCALTLSGVPVYYVTVYRFLLPKRFRRIFNYFSEQLQILLEVAQQEVQTY, encoded by the exons GGGCGTTGTGCTTCGCCGAGCTGGGCACCACTTTCACCAAATCGGGGGGCCAATACATTTACCTGCTGGAGACGCTGGGGCCGCTGCCGGCCTTCGTGTGCCTCTGGGCGGACTTCTTCTTCATCCA GCCGGCCGTGAGTTCCTACGTGTCCCTGGCGTTCGCCCGCTACGTGGTGGATCCGTTCTTCACACCGTGCGATCCTCCCGCGGCGCTGCTCCAAGTCGTCAGCATCCTCGGAGTGA CGTTCGTCACTGCGGTCAACTGCTGGAGTGTGACCCTGGCCTCCCGCACTCAGGTCACCATGACCTTCGTTAAGCTGTTTGCGCTGGTCCTCATCATCGTGCCTGGTCTGATTGCATTGGCCGACG ggaaaacagaaaacttcCAGAAGGGGTTCGAGGTCGACGCGTTGACACTGGATCGGTTGCCGCTGGCCTTCTACAACGGTCTATACGCCTACGGTGGATG GTTTTATCTGAACTGTGTCACAGAAGAGGTCATAAACCCAAAAAG AAACATCCCGCTGGCAGTAGTCTTCTCCATGGTAACAGTGACGGTCCTGTACGTGCTGGTCAACGTGGCCTACTACACCATGATGATGCCtgccgagctgctgctgtccgATGCCGTGGCTGTG ACGTTTGCCAACCGAGCCTTTCAAGCGATCGCCCCGGTGATCCCCGTTCTCGTGGCCCTGTCGTGCCTCGGAGCACTCAACGGCGGCATCTTTGGATCACCCAG GATGCAGTTCgtgggaggcagggagggcCACTGGCCGCGGATCTTCTCCATGATTCACATCCGCAGACGGACGCCTCTGCCTGCTGTGATGTTGCAG TACCCCttggtggtggtgatgctgCTCAAGGGCGAGATCTACAAGCTCGTCAACTTCGCCTCCTTCCCCCGCTGGTTCTTCATCGCCTTGGCGACCCTGGGGATGCTCATCCACCGCTATCGCTTCCCACTCCACCCAAGACCTTTCAAG GTGCCCGTGGCCGTCGCGGTCACCGTCACGGTGGTCTGTTTCTTCATCGTGGGTCTGTCTCTGTATTCGGACCCCTGGAGCACAGGGTGCAGCTGCGCCCTCACACTGTCCGGAGTCCCAGTTTACTACGTGACCGTCTACCGCTTCCTTCTGCCCAAGAGATTCAGACGCATATTCA ACTACTTCAGCGAGCAGCTGCAGATCCTCCTGGAGGTGGCTCAACAGGAAGTCCAGACATACTGA
- the LOC118318281 gene encoding cystine/glutamate transporter-like isoform X2 yields MDGTKTKKKKKDEEEVHLRREIGLLSAMSFIIGTVVGSGIFIAPKGVLLNSGSVGLSLLVWALCGVLSLCGALCFAELGTTFTKSGGQYIYLLETLGPLPAFVCLWADFFFIQPAVSSYVSLAFARYVVDPFFTPCDPPAALLQVVSILGVTFVTAVNCWSVTLASRTQVTMTFVKLFALVLIIVPGLIALADGKTENFQKGFEVDALTLDRLPLAFYNGLYAYGGWFYLNCVTEEVINPKRNIPLAVVFSMVTVTVLYVLVNVAYYTMMMPAELLLSDAVAVTFANRAFQAIAPVIPVLVALSCLGALNGGIFGSPRMQFVGGREGHWPRIFSMIHIRRRTPLPAVMLQYPLVVVMLLKGEIYKLVNFASFPRWFFIALATLGMLIHRYRFPLHPRPFKVPVAVAVTVTVVCFFIVGLSLYSDPWSTGCSCALTLSGVPVYYVTVYRFLLPKRFRRIFNYFSEQLQILLEVAQQEVQTY; encoded by the exons ATGGACGGTAccaagacgaagaagaagaagaaggacgaggaggaggttcaCCTGCGGAGGGAGATCGGCCTGCTGTCGGCCATGTCCTTCATCATCGGGACGGTGGTGGGCAGCGGCATCTTCATCGCGCCCAAGGGGGTCCTGCTCAACAGCGGGAGCGTGGGGCTCTCCCTGCTGGTGTGGGCGCTGTGCGGCGTCCTCTCGTTGTGTG GGGCGTTGTGCTTCGCCGAGCTGGGCACCACTTTCACCAAATCGGGGGGCCAATACATTTACCTGCTGGAGACGCTGGGGCCGCTGCCGGCCTTCGTGTGCCTCTGGGCGGACTTCTTCTTCATCCA GCCGGCCGTGAGTTCCTACGTGTCCCTGGCGTTCGCCCGCTACGTGGTGGATCCGTTCTTCACACCGTGCGATCCTCCCGCGGCGCTGCTCCAAGTCGTCAGCATCCTCGGAGTGA CGTTCGTCACTGCGGTCAACTGCTGGAGTGTGACCCTGGCCTCCCGCACTCAGGTCACCATGACCTTCGTTAAGCTGTTTGCGCTGGTCCTCATCATCGTGCCTGGTCTGATTGCATTGGCCGACG ggaaaacagaaaacttcCAGAAGGGGTTCGAGGTCGACGCGTTGACACTGGATCGGTTGCCGCTGGCCTTCTACAACGGTCTATACGCCTACGGTGGATG GTTTTATCTGAACTGTGTCACAGAAGAGGTCATAAACCCAAAAAG AAACATCCCGCTGGCAGTAGTCTTCTCCATGGTAACAGTGACGGTCCTGTACGTGCTGGTCAACGTGGCCTACTACACCATGATGATGCCtgccgagctgctgctgtccgATGCCGTGGCTGTG ACGTTTGCCAACCGAGCCTTTCAAGCGATCGCCCCGGTGATCCCCGTTCTCGTGGCCCTGTCGTGCCTCGGAGCACTCAACGGCGGCATCTTTGGATCACCCAG GATGCAGTTCgtgggaggcagggagggcCACTGGCCGCGGATCTTCTCCATGATTCACATCCGCAGACGGACGCCTCTGCCTGCTGTGATGTTGCAG TACCCCttggtggtggtgatgctgCTCAAGGGCGAGATCTACAAGCTCGTCAACTTCGCCTCCTTCCCCCGCTGGTTCTTCATCGCCTTGGCGACCCTGGGGATGCTCATCCACCGCTATCGCTTCCCACTCCACCCAAGACCTTTCAAG GTGCCCGTGGCCGTCGCGGTCACCGTCACGGTGGTCTGTTTCTTCATCGTGGGTCTGTCTCTGTATTCGGACCCCTGGAGCACAGGGTGCAGCTGCGCCCTCACACTGTCCGGAGTCCCAGTTTACTACGTGACCGTCTACCGCTTCCTTCTGCCCAAGAGATTCAGACGCATATTCA ACTACTTCAGCGAGCAGCTGCAGATCCTCCTGGAGGTGGCTCAACAGGAAGTCCAGACATACTGA
- the LOC118318281 gene encoding cystine/glutamate transporter-like isoform X1: MLTGVVQRSFSKERQREKWEGFYRRHIREHSQEVRTSFCRHTKNLKVNRAERANERHVKVWSVLRRRHGRYQDEEEEEGRGGGSPAEGDRPAVGHVLHHRDGGGQRHLHRAQGGPAQQRERGALPAGVGAVRRPLVVWGVVLRRAGHHFHQIGGPIHLPAGDAGAAAGLRVPLGGLLLHPAGREFLRVPGVRPLRGGSVLHTVRSSRGAAPSRQHPRTFVTAVNCWSVTLASRTQVTMTFVKLFALVLIIVPGLIALADGKTENFQKGFEVDALTLDRLPLAFYNGLYAYGGWFYLNCVTEEVINPKRNIPLAVVFSMVTVTVLYVLVNVAYYTMMMPAELLLSDAVAVTFANRAFQAIAPVIPVLVALSCLGALNGGIFGSPRMQFVGGREGHWPRIFSMIHIRRRTPLPAVMLQYPLVVVMLLKGEIYKLVNFASFPRWFFIALATLGMLIHRYRFPLHPRPFKVPVAVAVTVTVVCFFIVGLSLYSDPWSTGCSCALTLSGVPVYYVTVYRFLLPKRFRRIFNYFSEQLQILLEVAQQEVQTY, translated from the exons ATGTTGACAGGAGTCGTACAGAGGAGTTTTAGTAAGGAGCGCCAGAGGGAAAAGTGGGAAGGATTCTACCGACGCCACATAAGAGAACATTCTCAGGAAGTAAGAACTTCATTTTGCCGACATACCAAAAATCTCAAGGTCAATCGAGCGGAGCGAGCGAACGAGCGTCACGTGAAAGTGTGGTCAGTTTTGCGACGGAGACATGGACGGTAccaagacgaagaagaagaagaaggacgaggaggaggttcaCCTGCGGAGGGAGATCGGCCTGCTGTCGGCCATGTCCTTCATCATCGGGACGGTGGTGGGCAGCGGCATCTTCATCGCGCCCAAGGGGGTCCTGCTCAACAGCGGGAGCGTGGGGCTCTCCCTGCTGGTGTGGGCGCTGTGCGGCGTCCTCTCGTTGTGTG GGGCGTTGTGCTTCGCCGAGCTGGGCACCACTTTCACCAAATCGGGGGGCCAATACATTTACCTGCTGGAGACGCTGGGGCCGCTGCCGGCCTTCGTGTGCCTCTGGGCGGACTTCTTCTTCATCCA GCCGGCCGTGAGTTCCTACGTGTCCCTGGCGTTCGCCCGCTACGTGGTGGATCCGTTCTTCACACCGTGCGATCCTCCCGCGGCGCTGCTCCAAGTCGTCAGCATCCTCGGA CGTTCGTCACTGCGGTCAACTGCTGGAGTGTGACCCTGGCCTCCCGCACTCAGGTCACCATGACCTTCGTTAAGCTGTTTGCGCTGGTCCTCATCATCGTGCCTGGTCTGATTGCATTGGCCGACG ggaaaacagaaaacttcCAGAAGGGGTTCGAGGTCGACGCGTTGACACTGGATCGGTTGCCGCTGGCCTTCTACAACGGTCTATACGCCTACGGTGGATG GTTTTATCTGAACTGTGTCACAGAAGAGGTCATAAACCCAAAAAG AAACATCCCGCTGGCAGTAGTCTTCTCCATGGTAACAGTGACGGTCCTGTACGTGCTGGTCAACGTGGCCTACTACACCATGATGATGCCtgccgagctgctgctgtccgATGCCGTGGCTGTG ACGTTTGCCAACCGAGCCTTTCAAGCGATCGCCCCGGTGATCCCCGTTCTCGTGGCCCTGTCGTGCCTCGGAGCACTCAACGGCGGCATCTTTGGATCACCCAG GATGCAGTTCgtgggaggcagggagggcCACTGGCCGCGGATCTTCTCCATGATTCACATCCGCAGACGGACGCCTCTGCCTGCTGTGATGTTGCAG TACCCCttggtggtggtgatgctgCTCAAGGGCGAGATCTACAAGCTCGTCAACTTCGCCTCCTTCCCCCGCTGGTTCTTCATCGCCTTGGCGACCCTGGGGATGCTCATCCACCGCTATCGCTTCCCACTCCACCCAAGACCTTTCAAG GTGCCCGTGGCCGTCGCGGTCACCGTCACGGTGGTCTGTTTCTTCATCGTGGGTCTGTCTCTGTATTCGGACCCCTGGAGCACAGGGTGCAGCTGCGCCCTCACACTGTCCGGAGTCCCAGTTTACTACGTGACCGTCTACCGCTTCCTTCTGCCCAAGAGATTCAGACGCATATTCA ACTACTTCAGCGAGCAGCTGCAGATCCTCCTGGAGGTGGCTCAACAGGAAGTCCAGACATACTGA